The genome window CCTCTTTTAATTCGGATCAGCTTCCCTTTGGTTTTCCTGTTGTCGTGAAACCGGTCTCAGAGGGCTCAAGCGTGGGCGTGACCATTGTTCCGGAGCCGAAAGGCCTGGCAGAGGGCTTGAAGCAGGCATTTCGCCATGGTCCGCGGATATTGATCGAGAAGTTTATCTCCGGAAAAGAGGTTCATGTGGGTATCCTGGGGGAGCGTACTCTGGGAGCCATCGAGATTAAGCCAAAGACAGAATTTTATGATTATACAGCGAAATATGTTGCGGGCATGTCGGAACATCTCTACCCTGCGCCCCTTTCTTCCGATCTCTATGAAAAGGTATTGGCGTCGGGACTTCGAGCCCATAGGGCTTTGGGGTGCAGCGGGTACAGTCGGGTCGATTTTCTGATCGATGTTGAGGAGAACCTTTACCTCTTAGAGGTTAATACGCTGCCGGGAATGACAGAGACGAGTCTGATGCCGGAGATGGCGCGAGGGGTTGGTGTCGCCTTTGATGCCCTTGTGGAAGAGATTTTGGCGACAGCATCAACCGGGTAGGTGAACCCAGAGCGAAACTAGGGTCGAGGCTGGCATGGGATACGCAATCTCAAGAACAAAAAAAAGAAGGGTTATTCGGCGGCAGAAAGACAGAAGCGGACAGTTTTTTCGGCATGCCGCAGCGATGGGGAAATCGCTGGGCCTGTCTGTCCTCCTGGGTATGGGTCTGTTTGTCCTCTACCTTGGGCTGAAGCAGGGGATGTCATCATCGGTCTTCAACGTAAAGGAGATACGATGGTCCGGCCTTCACCACTTGAAGGGATCGGGAATAAGGGATCGCCTTGCAGCGCTCACCGGAGAGAACCTGTTTTACCTGGACCTTGCTGACGCCAGGAAGGAATTGCTGTCTGATCCCTGGGTGAAGTCGGTGGTGGTGAAGAAGGTGTTCCCGGACCGGCTTTCCATTATGATTGTGGAGCGGAAGCCTGCCCTGGTCGAATATGCCGGTGTTGACTTTCAGGGCGCCGTCGGTTCATCGCGAAGAACGGCCCTTCTGGATGAAGAAGGAGTGATCCTGGAAGAGGGAGGGGTCTATCCAGAGACGCTCCCCCGGATCATTCGTTTTGACCGGGAGCGCTTTCCGAATGCCGCCATTCTGGCCCGAAGCCTGGCGAATCGCCCGGGCGTTCTGATGGATCTATCAAACCCGGATGATCTGTTGGTTCACTTTACGGGAGAGAAGAGCGGGGTGCGAAAGGGAGTCCTTCACCTTGGAAAGAGAGATT of Candidatus Manganitrophaceae bacterium contains these proteins:
- a CDS encoding D-alanine--D-alanine ligase, coding for MGGMSVEREISIKSGEAISFSLDRLGYRQKAIDVDPDVALTLRREGIEVAFIALHGRYGEDGTIQGLLDVMQIPYTGSGVLASAMGMDKIASRQIFLSQGLSVPPYLVLHKEAQSSFNSDQLPFGFPVVVKPVSEGSSVGVTIVPEPKGLAEGLKQAFRHGPRILIEKFISGKEVHVGILGERTLGAIEIKPKTEFYDYTAKYVAGMSEHLYPAPLSSDLYEKVLASGLRAHRALGCSGYSRVDFLIDVEENLYLLEVNTLPGMTETSLMPEMARGVGVAFDALVEEILATASTG
- a CDS encoding FtsQ-type POTRA domain-containing protein, with protein sequence MGYAISRTKKRRVIRRQKDRSGQFFRHAAAMGKSLGLSVLLGMGLFVLYLGLKQGMSSSVFNVKEIRWSGLHHLKGSGIRDRLAALTGENLFYLDLADARKELLSDPWVKSVVVKKVFPDRLSIMIVERKPALVEYAGVDFQGAVGSSRRTALLDEEGVILEEGGVYPETLPRIIRFDRERFPNAAILARSLANRPGVLMDLSNPDDLLVHFTGEKSGVRKGVLHLGKRDYQERWVRYLEIENDLRDRGFSHWEVDLRFSDKAIVRRGFSVKKIGSRGPSVLPRRHREKMTTNNGGRLGKT